A part of Candidatus Electrothrix aestuarii genomic DNA contains:
- a CDS encoding response regulator has translation MSGNQDAILVVDDRPANLKVLLSFLQEHDYRVYMVDSGQRALEVLPKIQPDLVLLDVMMPGMNGFEICKKMKEDKDLAAIPVIFMTALDTVGDKMTGFSAGGVDYITKPFHQVEVLARINTHITLRKREKELEAALEEIKTLTGILPICSYCKQIRNDEGYWQQVEEYIAEHSEAMFSHGVCPSCYKKAMSQLKEEEREERLV, from the coding sequence ATGTCAGGAAATCAAGATGCAATACTCGTAGTCGATGATCGACCTGCTAACCTTAAAGTTTTGCTCTCTTTTTTGCAGGAGCATGACTACCGGGTATATATGGTGGATAGCGGACAGCGAGCCTTAGAAGTTTTACCGAAGATTCAGCCAGACCTCGTTTTATTGGATGTCATGATGCCCGGTATGAATGGGTTTGAAATATGCAAAAAAATGAAGGAGGATAAGGATCTGGCCGCAATACCAGTCATTTTTATGACAGCCTTGGACACCGTGGGCGATAAGATGACCGGTTTTTCTGCTGGAGGGGTTGATTATATTACAAAACCTTTTCATCAGGTTGAGGTCCTTGCCCGTATAAATACCCATATCACCTTGCGGAAGCGGGAAAAAGAGCTGGAGGCGGCACTTGAGGAAATCAAAACGCTGACCGGTATTTTACCGATTTGCTCCTATTGTAAGCAAATTCGTAATGATGAAGGGTATTGGCAGCAGGTGGAAGAGTATATTGCCGAACACTCTGAGGCTATGTTCAGTCATGGGGTCTGTCCTTCCTGTTACAAGAAGGCAATGAGCCAGCTGAAAGAAGAAGAAAGAGAGGAGAGGTTGGTGTGA